One window from the genome of [Clostridium] celerecrescens 18A encodes:
- a CDS encoding IS110 family RNA-guided transposase encodes MFKIFRKICCGLDVHKTWIYACIGITDTNGRTDYKQARFSSFSKGLRDLADWLAKYNCSEVCMESSGKFWIPVFNILEKTCFVTLAHPKYTKPQKGNKTDRKDAKWICDLFMCDMIKPSFIPSPEIRQLRDLIRYRFKLTNMLTGEKNRAQNCLTVSNLKLDDVFSDVFGKSSRSITNYMLDHPGKTFDVAPFVDRRCKTPVEEIQAAVDGAISPEQAVKLRQCLAHIDELEAHKKEIEQEILLLVDPFSAVLDLLYTIPGFDKNPMTAIAILSEIGPDMSVFESSKNLVSWAGCCPRNDQSAGKVKSTRISRAGCYLKPLLVQIANALLKSKKHPEFKERYHRIKTRRGHKKAVIAVCKMLLTAIWNILSKLEPYTSEGFLEHRPVNESKILTRSQALELFRKRGYTIIDDPAVTV; translated from the coding sequence ATGTTCAAAATCTTTCGTAAAATCTGTTGTGGTCTTGATGTCCACAAAACCTGGATTTATGCCTGTATCGGTATCACTGATACAAACGGACGGACCGATTATAAGCAAGCCCGCTTCTCTTCCTTTTCTAAAGGTCTTAGAGACTTAGCTGACTGGCTTGCTAAATATAACTGTTCTGAAGTCTGTATGGAATCTTCCGGTAAGTTTTGGATCCCGGTCTTTAACATCCTTGAAAAAACCTGTTTTGTTACACTTGCCCATCCCAAATACACCAAACCTCAGAAAGGCAATAAGACCGACCGAAAAGATGCCAAATGGATTTGTGACCTTTTCATGTGTGACATGATCAAACCCAGTTTTATTCCTTCCCCTGAAATCCGTCAGCTTCGTGACCTGATACGCTATCGCTTCAAGCTTACCAACATGCTGACCGGTGAAAAAAACCGGGCTCAGAACTGTCTTACTGTTTCCAACTTAAAACTTGATGATGTTTTCAGCGATGTTTTTGGTAAATCTTCCCGTTCCATTACCAATTACATGCTCGACCATCCGGGCAAAACGTTTGATGTTGCTCCCTTTGTCGATAGACGATGCAAGACCCCTGTTGAAGAAATACAGGCTGCCGTTGACGGTGCCATTTCCCCTGAGCAGGCTGTCAAGCTTCGTCAATGTCTCGCACACATCGATGAGCTTGAAGCCCACAAAAAGGAAATCGAGCAGGAAATACTTCTGCTTGTGGATCCCTTTTCTGCTGTTCTGGATTTGCTTTACACCATTCCCGGATTCGATAAAAATCCGATGACCGCTATTGCCATTCTCTCTGAGATTGGTCCCGACATGTCGGTGTTTGAGTCATCTAAGAATCTCGTCTCATGGGCTGGTTGCTGTCCACGCAATGACCAGAGTGCAGGAAAAGTGAAATCCACACGTATTTCCCGCGCCGGCTGTTATTTGAAACCTCTTCTTGTTCAGATTGCCAATGCACTTCTCAAATCCAAAAAGCATCCTGAATTCAAAGAAAGGTATCACAGAATCAAAACCCGCAGGGGACACAAAAAGGCTGTCATTGCTGTCTGCAAGATGCTCCTGACCGCTATCTGGAACATCTTAAGCAAGCTGGAGCCATATACCTCTGAAGGTTTTTTAGAGCATCGCCCTGTCAATGAATCCAAGATTCTGACAAGGTCACAGGCTCTGGAACTGTTCAGGAAAAGAGGTTACACAATCATTGATGATCCTGCTGTAACTGTTTAA